In the genome of Fundidesulfovibrio soli, one region contains:
- a CDS encoding chemotaxis protein gives MAQTNILLESGTNELEIVEFYLDEKVPVGDPSGLSTYKGYYGVNVAKVLEIIRLPRVTELPEVAHPSVLGAFNLRNHIIPLVDLSVWLAKQREDTESPKVIVTEFNKVTTAFLVTGVTRIHRLSWEAVEPPNNYVSTLSGDSITGVVKLEDRIVFLLDLEKIVADLNPSLGLKLDTTVDWRASKRYRALIADDSALVREMLRDLMEKANFDVEVVNTGLQAWERLLQIKQLAEENNTDVTDYVQVVVSDIEMPTMDGHNLTKRIKSDNALGKLPVLLFSSLITDKLRHKGDAVGADDQISKPEVSQLALRAKTIIEQRLGA, from the coding sequence ATGGCCCAGACCAACATTCTGCTCGAATCCGGCACCAACGAGCTCGAAATCGTCGAGTTCTACCTCGACGAGAAGGTGCCGGTGGGCGATCCCTCCGGACTCTCCACGTACAAGGGGTACTACGGCGTCAACGTGGCCAAGGTGCTGGAGATCATCCGCCTGCCCAGAGTCACCGAACTGCCCGAAGTGGCCCACCCTTCCGTTCTGGGTGCGTTCAACCTGCGTAACCACATCATCCCGCTTGTTGACCTTTCCGTCTGGCTGGCCAAACAACGCGAGGACACTGAATCCCCCAAGGTCATCGTCACGGAGTTCAACAAGGTCACCACCGCCTTCCTGGTCACTGGCGTCACACGCATCCACCGGCTCAGCTGGGAAGCGGTGGAGCCGCCCAACAATTACGTCTCCACCCTGAGCGGCGACTCCATCACTGGAGTGGTCAAACTCGAGGACCGCATCGTCTTCCTGCTGGACCTCGAAAAGATCGTGGCCGACCTGAACCCCTCCCTTGGCCTCAAGCTGGACACCACCGTGGACTGGCGCGCCAGCAAGCGATACCGGGCCCTTATCGCGGACGACTCCGCCCTGGTGCGCGAGATGCTGCGCGACCTGATGGAAAAGGCCAACTTCGACGTGGAGGTGGTGAACACCGGGCTCCAGGCCTGGGAGCGCCTGCTGCAAATCAAGCAGCTGGCCGAGGAAAACAACACCGACGTGACGGACTACGTTCAGGTGGTTGTCTCCGACATCGAGATGCCCACAATGGACGGGCACAACCTCACCAAGCGCATCAAATCCGACAACGCCCTGGGCAAGCTGCCCGTGCTGCTGTTCTCCTCCCTCATCACGGACAAGCTGCGCCACAAGGGCGACGCCGTGGGTGCGGACGACCAGATATCCAAGCCCGAGGTGAGCCAGCTGGCCCTGCGCGCCAAGACCATCATCGAACAACGCCTCGGGGCTTGA
- the ispH gene encoding 4-hydroxy-3-methylbut-2-enyl diphosphate reductase has product MEVVRAKSAGFCMGVGLALRKLDELLADQSLAAPICTFGPLIHNPQVLKEYEELGVACSENPEEIEAGSIVLIRAHGVPRLVYERLAASGLKVADATCPKVMKAQRLIAKEAAKGGILLLYGEEDHPEVRGLLSHAANGAIVFGSLEELPEDALDPRESYFLAAQTTQDDAGFERIRERLLDLLGREIPVLRTICDATQMRQEEVIALAGSVDMIVVVGGRNSGNTRRLAKVAQDRGVPCVHVETADELPLEKMRGLSRIGLTAGASTPKKIIDAVETALLKL; this is encoded by the coding sequence ATGGAAGTCGTCAGGGCTAAATCTGCCGGATTCTGCATGGGCGTGGGCCTGGCCCTGCGCAAGCTCGACGAACTGCTTGCCGACCAGTCCCTCGCGGCTCCCATCTGCACCTTCGGCCCCCTCATCCACAACCCCCAGGTGCTCAAGGAATACGAAGAGCTGGGCGTGGCCTGCTCCGAGAACCCCGAGGAGATCGAGGCAGGGTCCATCGTGCTCATCCGCGCCCACGGCGTGCCCCGGCTGGTGTACGAGCGCCTGGCCGCAAGCGGCCTCAAGGTGGCCGACGCCACCTGCCCCAAGGTGATGAAGGCCCAGCGCCTGATCGCCAAGGAGGCCGCCAAGGGCGGCATCCTGCTGCTCTACGGCGAGGAGGACCACCCCGAGGTGCGCGGCCTCCTGAGCCACGCGGCCAACGGGGCCATTGTCTTCGGGAGCCTGGAGGAGTTGCCGGAGGACGCGCTCGACCCCCGGGAATCCTATTTCCTCGCGGCCCAGACCACCCAGGACGACGCCGGGTTCGAGCGCATCCGCGAACGGCTTCTCGACCTGCTCGGGCGCGAGATTCCGGTGCTGCGCACCATTTGCGACGCGACGCAGATGCGGCAGGAAGAAGTCATCGCCCTGGCCGGCTCGGTGGACATGATCGTGGTGGTGGGCGGCCGCAACAGCGGCAATACCCGCCGCCTGGCCAAGGTCGCCCAGGACCGGGGAGTGCCCTGCGTGCATGTTGAGACGGCCGACGAACTGCCGCTGGAAAAGATGCGCGGCCTCTCCCGCATTGGCTTGACAGCGGGAGCCTCAACCCCCAAAAAGATCATCGACGCGGTGGAAACCGCATTGCTGAAGTTGTAA
- a CDS encoding tRNA dihydrouridine synthase, translating into MSTTPPIGPGSPWLAPLAGYSDLPFRMLCRDYGAACAVTEMVSAKGMVYHSPGTKDLLATCPEDSPLVVQLFGAEPEMFARALDMLLERGFRYFDLNCGCSVPKVVKSGSGSALLRTPELLYAIVKVMVAKAGPGAVSVKLRTGWAAGDEAVFPIARELENLGAAWLTLHPRHARQGYSGTADWSQVARLKREAGIPVLASGDLFSAADARNCLERTGADGVMFARGAMYDPAVFSHFLNEAAHSPSGPEVARMIERHAAYIRRFGRPEKAILRMRSIVPRYIRNLLGARSLRQEVGSCTSWEHLSEIVERVALAQCAPCEGHHQEEHDGSRQG; encoded by the coding sequence ATGAGCACCACCCCCCCCATCGGCCCAGGCTCTCCCTGGCTGGCCCCCCTTGCAGGATACTCCGACCTCCCCTTCAGGATGCTCTGCCGCGACTACGGCGCGGCCTGCGCCGTCACGGAGATGGTCAGCGCAAAGGGCATGGTCTACCACAGCCCCGGCACCAAGGACCTGCTCGCCACCTGCCCTGAGGATTCGCCTCTGGTGGTGCAGCTCTTCGGCGCGGAGCCGGAGATGTTCGCCCGGGCCTTGGACATGCTCCTTGAGCGCGGCTTCAGGTATTTCGACCTCAACTGCGGCTGCTCCGTGCCCAAGGTGGTCAAGTCCGGCTCGGGCTCGGCCCTGCTGCGCACGCCGGAGCTGCTCTACGCCATCGTGAAGGTCATGGTGGCCAAGGCGGGCCCCGGCGCCGTGAGCGTGAAGCTGCGCACGGGCTGGGCCGCGGGTGACGAGGCAGTGTTCCCCATCGCCCGTGAGCTCGAGAACCTGGGCGCGGCCTGGCTCACGCTGCATCCCCGGCACGCCAGGCAGGGGTATTCCGGCACGGCGGACTGGTCCCAGGTGGCCAGGCTCAAGCGGGAGGCGGGCATCCCCGTGCTGGCCAGCGGCGACCTCTTCAGCGCCGCCGACGCCCGGAACTGCCTGGAGCGGACCGGGGCCGACGGCGTGATGTTCGCGCGCGGGGCCATGTACGACCCAGCCGTGTTCAGCCACTTCCTGAACGAGGCCGCCCACTCCCCCTCGGGGCCCGAGGTGGCCCGCATGATCGAGCGCCACGCCGCCTACATCCGCCGCTTCGGCAGGCCGGAGAAGGCCATCCTGCGCATGCGCTCCATCGTGCCCCGCTACATCCGCAACCTGCTGGGGGCGCGTTCGTTGCGCCAGGAAGTGGGCTCGTGTACGTCGTGGGAGCATCTTTCCGAGATCGTAGAGCGGGTGGCCCTGGCGCAGTGCGCGCCCTGCGAAGGCCACCACCAGGAGGAGCATGATGGAAGTCGTCAGGGCTAA
- a CDS encoding branched-chain amino acid transaminase, whose product MSSKTDLIWFDGALVPWDEARVHVMTHTLHYGVGVFEGIRAYRQAGGGSAVFRLKEHVRRLFESAKIVEIAMPFTQERIVEAILETLKANKLEEGYIRPITFIGTGMSFGVSPGKNPIHNAICVWPWGAYLGEDALELGIRIKTSSFARHHVNVMMTKAKVCGNYVNSVLAKSEALADGYDEAMLLDTDGYVSEGSGENIFMVKDGAIKTPPLTSVLSGITRDAIITLSRDLGIPLREERFTRDELYTADEAFFSGTAAEITPIREIDRRTIGHGRAGEVTKLLQKEFFRMVKGENPAYASWLHAYTV is encoded by the coding sequence ATGTCGTCCAAAACCGATCTGATCTGGTTCGACGGCGCGCTCGTCCCCTGGGACGAGGCGCGCGTACACGTGATGACCCATACCCTTCATTACGGCGTGGGCGTGTTCGAGGGCATCCGGGCCTACAGGCAGGCGGGCGGCGGCTCGGCCGTGTTCCGCCTCAAGGAGCATGTGCGCAGGCTCTTCGAGTCCGCCAAGATCGTCGAGATCGCCATGCCCTTCACCCAGGAGCGGATCGTGGAGGCCATCCTCGAGACGCTCAAGGCCAACAAGCTGGAGGAGGGCTACATCCGGCCCATCACGTTCATCGGCACGGGCATGTCCTTCGGCGTCAGCCCCGGCAAGAACCCCATCCACAACGCCATCTGCGTGTGGCCCTGGGGCGCGTACCTGGGCGAGGACGCCCTGGAGCTGGGCATCCGCATCAAGACGTCCTCCTTCGCCAGGCACCACGTCAACGTGATGATGACCAAGGCCAAGGTCTGCGGCAACTACGTCAACTCCGTGCTGGCCAAGTCCGAGGCCCTGGCCGACGGCTACGACGAGGCCATGCTCCTGGATACCGACGGCTACGTCTCCGAAGGCTCGGGCGAGAACATCTTCATGGTCAAGGACGGAGCCATCAAGACCCCGCCGCTGACCTCCGTGCTCTCGGGCATCACCCGCGACGCCATCATCACCCTCTCGCGCGACCTGGGCATCCCCCTGCGCGAGGAGCGCTTCACCCGCGACGAGCTCTACACCGCGGACGAGGCCTTCTTCTCGGGCACCGCGGCGGAGATCACCCCCATCCGCGAGATCGACCGGCGCACCATCGGCCATGGCAGGGCAGGGGAAGTGACCAAACTCCTGCAGAAGGAGTTCTTCCGCATGGTCAAGGGCGAAAACCCCGCGTACGCCTCCTGGCTGCACGCTTACACCGTCTAG